The Planctomycetia bacterium genomic sequence GATTTCGTCAAATAGTTCGCTATTTCAGGAGGTTTCAGCCATGCCCGACGTCATGCAGCGGATCGACGAAGCCCGTTTGGAAACGGACACGCAATACCGCGTCGGCTACCTGCGCGAGTTCATCGGGTTCGACGGAGCCGACGTCGCCGCGATCCACGCTTCCGCCCCCTTGCTCGCGCCGCTCGTGCCCGGCTTGGTCGACGCCGTGTACGTGAAGCTCTTCGGCTAC encodes the following:
- a CDS encoding protoglobin family protein; this encodes MQRIDEARLETDTQYRVGYLREFIGFDGADVAAIHASAPLLAPLVPGLVDAVYVKLFGY